The following coding sequences are from one Streptomyces angustmyceticus window:
- a CDS encoding alpha/beta hydrolase gives MGLTSRSLLYAVAAVAVVCVGLTLRLWPRFAGRGPRALLGRLGAIAATQLTIVAALGLAVNANFQFYASWHELLGLYDDAPAAVGKWGDAGTAGPAGDPSKGLVQPSGADGLDKVHGLPKGAPSLAGKVESVRIVGKRTRAVDPAYVYLPPQYFQPQYARQRFPVVVALSGYPGGTFLLAQHLRLPQTAAGLIRAGRMQPTVIVMLRPTIAPPRDTQCVDVPGGPQAETFFARDVPDALRSRYRVGHDPGGWGVLGYSSGGSCALQLAMRHDRTYTAAAALSPDYKASNDPTTGDLFGDGRDRVRRRQEHDLMWRLRHLPAPRVNVLVGTSRTGEKNYPAARDFLAAVRPPMTADSIVLAHGSHNFATWRRELPAALQWISRSLSFPEDVVGNS, from the coding sequence ATGGGACTGACCAGCCGCTCGCTGCTCTACGCCGTGGCCGCGGTCGCCGTGGTCTGTGTGGGGCTCACGCTCCGGCTGTGGCCGCGGTTCGCCGGGCGCGGGCCGCGGGCGCTGCTGGGGCGGCTCGGGGCGATCGCCGCGACCCAGCTGACCATCGTGGCGGCCCTCGGGCTCGCGGTGAACGCCAACTTCCAGTTCTACGCCTCCTGGCACGAGCTGCTCGGCCTGTACGACGACGCCCCGGCTGCCGTCGGCAAGTGGGGCGACGCCGGGACTGCCGGGCCCGCCGGGGACCCGTCGAAGGGCTTGGTGCAGCCCTCGGGGGCGGACGGGCTGGACAAGGTGCACGGGCTGCCGAAGGGGGCCCCGTCGCTGGCGGGCAAGGTCGAGTCCGTACGGATCGTCGGCAAGCGGACCCGGGCGGTGGACCCGGCGTACGTCTATCTGCCGCCGCAGTACTTCCAGCCGCAGTACGCCCGCCAGCGGTTCCCCGTCGTCGTGGCGCTCAGCGGCTATCCGGGCGGCACCTTCCTGCTGGCCCAGCACCTGCGGCTGCCGCAGACCGCCGCCGGGCTGATCCGGGCGGGCCGGATGCAGCCGACGGTCATCGTGATGCTGCGGCCCACCATCGCGCCGCCGCGCGACACCCAGTGCGTCGACGTGCCGGGCGGCCCGCAGGCCGAGACCTTCTTCGCCCGGGATGTGCCCGACGCCCTCCGGTCCCGCTACCGCGTCGGCCACGACCCCGGCGGCTGGGGCGTCCTGGGCTACTCCTCGGGCGGCAGCTGCGCCCTCCAGCTCGCCATGCGGCACGACCGTACGTACACCGCGGCGGCCGCCCTCTCGCCCGACTACAAGGCCAGCAACGACCCCACGACCGGGGACCTGTTCGGCGACGGCCGCGACCGGGTCCGCCGCCGCCAGGAACACGATCTGATGTGGCGTCTGCGGCATCTGCCCGCGCCGCGGGTGAACGTGCTGGTGGGCACGAGCCGGACCGGCGAGAAGAACTACCCGGCGGCCCGGGACTTCCTCGCGGCCGTCCGGCCGCCGATGACGGCGGACTCGATCGTCCTCGCCCACGGCAGCCACAACTTCGCCACCTGGCGGCGGGAGCTGCCCGCCGCGCTCCAGTGGATCAGCCGGTCGCTGAGCTTCCCGGAGGACGTGGTGGGCAACTCCTAG
- a CDS encoding TetR/AcrR family transcriptional regulator → MATDTAGQRQSTQGPVATAPARTPDARPMRADARRNYERLLTEARTAFTEHGTDTSLEDIARRAGVGIGTLYRHFPNRTALMGAVFQGEVDALLAHAKQLADAPQPCAALVEWLRAIITHASTYRGLSRALMTASADESSGMARCSVPMREAGGALLARAQQAGAVRTDVSIGDLMQLTNGIALAAEESPDDPRLADRLLTLTLSGLKGGERNR, encoded by the coding sequence ATGGCGACCGACACGGCAGGGCAGCGGCAGTCGACGCAGGGGCCGGTGGCGACCGCACCGGCGCGGACACCGGACGCCCGGCCCATGCGGGCCGATGCGCGCCGCAATTACGAGCGGCTGCTGACCGAGGCCCGTACGGCCTTCACCGAGCACGGCACGGACACCTCACTGGAGGACATCGCGCGCCGCGCGGGCGTCGGCATCGGCACCCTCTACCGGCACTTCCCCAACCGGACCGCCCTGATGGGCGCGGTCTTCCAGGGGGAGGTGGACGCTCTGCTGGCGCACGCCAAGCAGCTCGCGGACGCGCCGCAGCCGTGCGCCGCGCTCGTCGAATGGCTGCGCGCGATCATCACCCACGCCAGCACCTACCGCGGGCTGTCGCGCGCGCTGATGACGGCGTCGGCGGACGAGAGCTCGGGGATGGCGCGGTGCAGCGTGCCGATGCGGGAGGCCGGCGGCGCGCTGCTGGCCCGCGCCCAGCAGGCCGGCGCCGTACGCACCGATGTGAGTATCGGCGATCTGATGCAGCTGACCAACGGCATCGCCCTGGCCGCCGAGGAGTCCCCGGACGACCCACGGCTCGCCGACCGGCTGCTGACCCTCACCCTGAGCGGGCTCAAGGGCGGGGAGCGCAACCGCTAG
- a CDS encoding DeoR/GlpR family DNA-binding transcription regulator produces the protein MFAAERRQLILEMVRANGAVSLRELARVVQTSEVTVRRDVRALEAEGLLDRRHGGAVLPGGFTRESGFPQKSHLATAEKTAIADLAAGFVEEGEAIVVGAGTTTQELARRLARVPGLTVVTNSLLVAQALAHANRVEVVMTGGTLRGSNYALVGSGAEQSLQGLRVSRAFLSGSGLTAERGLSTSNMLSASVDRALVQAAGEVVVLADHTKLGSDTMFQTVPTDVITRLVTDEPPGHDDRAATELQALADQGVQIAVAGGSGAGRGPGQPGMDGAGERRGPRRDVPLPGQRRSHAPGGGAGGPQLRSATPLSEAAGGRVADLAPRRR, from the coding sequence GTGTTCGCTGCAGAACGTCGCCAATTGATCCTTGAAATGGTGCGCGCCAATGGAGCCGTATCGCTCCGGGAGCTCGCCCGCGTCGTCCAGACCTCCGAAGTAACCGTACGGCGGGACGTGCGGGCGCTGGAGGCAGAGGGGCTGCTCGACCGCCGTCACGGCGGTGCGGTCCTGCCGGGAGGCTTTACTCGCGAATCCGGATTCCCACAGAAGTCCCATCTAGCGACCGCGGAGAAGACGGCCATCGCCGATCTCGCGGCCGGCTTCGTCGAAGAGGGCGAGGCCATCGTGGTCGGCGCCGGAACCACCACCCAGGAGCTGGCCCGCCGGCTCGCCCGGGTGCCCGGACTGACCGTCGTCACCAACTCCCTGCTGGTCGCCCAGGCGTTGGCCCATGCCAACCGCGTCGAGGTCGTGATGACCGGCGGCACCCTGCGCGGCTCCAACTACGCGCTGGTCGGCAGCGGTGCCGAACAGTCCCTCCAGGGCCTGCGGGTCTCCCGTGCCTTCCTGTCGGGCAGTGGCCTGACCGCGGAGCGCGGGCTGTCCACCTCCAACATGCTCTCCGCCAGCGTCGACCGGGCGCTGGTGCAGGCGGCGGGGGAGGTGGTGGTGCTCGCCGACCACACCAAGCTCGGTTCCGACACGATGTTCCAGACCGTGCCGACGGATGTGATCACGCGGCTCGTCACGGACGAGCCGCCGGGCCACGACGACCGCGCCGCCACCGAGCTGCAGGCCCTGGCCGACCAGGGCGTGCAGATCGCCGTCGCCGGCGGCTCGGGCGCGGGCCGCGGCCCGGGGCAGCCCGGGATGGACGGCGCCGGGGAGCGCAGAGGCCCCCGGCGGGACGTCCCGCTGCCGGGTCAGCGGCGCAGCCATGCGCCGGGCGGCGGGGCCGGCGGGCCACAGCTCCGCTCGGCCACCCCGCTGTCCGAGGCCGCGGGCGGCCGGGTCGCCGACCTCGCCCCCCGACGGCGCTGA